In Natrinema amylolyticum, the following are encoded in one genomic region:
- a CDS encoding glycosyltransferase family 4 protein, with translation MKISHYFEFEDHVTGGIHESVVHQRKMLDRLDVEYTVEPTLDADVFHCNLMGPRSVWYATRARSRGVPVVANTHVTAEDFGDSFRFTNALAKPLRPYLRWAYGLADALVCPSEYNRRLIETYTDAPTTVISNGVDREKLEGFESLEAEYRERYDLSPPTVFLVGHVIKRKGLETFVELARRLPELDFAWFGPLDLSLKGRETTALIEDSPDNCTFTGFVDDIRGAYAAGDIFCFPTHEENEGIALLEAMTAGKPLLVRDIETFSWLEDGEDCLKVADSGVRGFVDALERLREPTLRNRLGTNAARRSEEFSLSTVANRYQSLYEEVA, from the coding sequence ATGAAGATCAGCCACTACTTCGAGTTCGAGGACCACGTCACCGGCGGGATTCACGAGTCCGTCGTCCACCAGCGGAAGATGCTGGACCGACTTGATGTGGAGTATACCGTCGAGCCGACGCTCGACGCCGACGTGTTCCACTGCAATCTCATGGGGCCGCGGTCCGTCTGGTACGCGACGCGGGCCCGTTCTCGAGGCGTGCCCGTCGTCGCGAACACGCACGTGACCGCGGAGGACTTCGGGGACAGTTTCCGGTTTACCAACGCCCTCGCGAAACCGCTGCGGCCCTACCTCCGGTGGGCTTACGGGCTGGCCGACGCCCTGGTCTGCCCGTCGGAATACAACCGACGGCTGATCGAAACCTATACCGACGCGCCGACGACGGTCATCTCGAACGGCGTCGACCGCGAGAAACTCGAGGGGTTCGAGTCGCTCGAGGCCGAGTACCGCGAGCGGTACGATCTCAGCCCGCCGACCGTCTTCCTCGTCGGCCACGTTATCAAGCGCAAGGGCCTCGAGACGTTCGTCGAACTGGCACGCCGACTGCCGGAGCTTGACTTCGCGTGGTTCGGCCCGTTGGACCTCTCTCTGAAGGGGCGGGAGACGACGGCGCTGATCGAGGACTCCCCGGACAACTGTACGTTCACCGGCTTCGTCGACGACATCCGCGGTGCGTACGCGGCGGGCGACATCTTCTGTTTCCCCACGCACGAGGAAAACGAGGGGATCGCGCTCTTGGAGGCGATGACCGCCGGCAAACCCCTCCTCGTCCGAGACATCGAGACGTTCTCGTGGCTCGAGGACGGCGAGGACTGCCTGAAGGTGGCCGACTCCGGCGTTCGCGGGTTCGTGGACGCACTGGAGCGACTCAGAGAGCCGACACTCCGGAACCGGCTCGGAACGAACGCGGCCCGTCGGAGCGAGGAATTCTCGCTGTCGACGGTCGCGAACCGATATCAGTCGCTGTACGAGGAGGTGGCCTGA
- a CDS encoding glycosyltransferase, whose translation MKIGFFTDSYFPEIDGVTYTIKLWREELERKGHEVYVVYPDGDYEPGDREYPVSSLPNPFYAGYRIPLTRRTSTLPELDVVHCHGPAPIGILGRYYAWKHDLPTIYTHHTPLEEYFHQSIKLESVAGLLSKLYVPCENAFLRSFDVVTASTERIERDVEHVQLPVGIDMDFFQSTEEDWYPDRTVIGYSGRLSMEKNVNEILRAAEELPEYDFVIVGEGPYRDSLERNAPDNVELRDFLPREELPIFYSSIDAFVTASTADTLGLSTLEANACGTPVAATDAPPFDRTIGPDNGERFAYGDLDSMVEAIETCLSTDRETRAAVERYSVEYTMTHLEQLYHNVPLSKDEAATDVESPWRFSEEERS comes from the coding sequence ATGAAAATCGGATTCTTTACGGACAGTTATTTCCCCGAGATAGACGGCGTAACGTATACGATCAAGCTCTGGCGCGAGGAGTTAGAACGGAAAGGCCACGAGGTATACGTCGTTTATCCCGACGGCGACTACGAGCCCGGCGATCGCGAGTACCCCGTCAGCTCGCTGCCGAACCCGTTCTACGCCGGCTATCGGATCCCGCTCACCAGACGCACGTCGACGCTTCCCGAACTCGACGTCGTCCACTGTCACGGCCCCGCACCCATCGGCATTCTCGGCCGGTACTACGCCTGGAAACACGACCTCCCGACGATATACACGCATCACACGCCCCTCGAGGAGTACTTCCACCAGAGCATCAAGCTCGAGTCGGTCGCGGGACTGCTCTCGAAGCTGTACGTCCCCTGCGAGAACGCCTTCCTCCGGAGTTTCGACGTCGTGACCGCCTCGACGGAGCGGATCGAGCGCGACGTCGAACACGTCCAGTTGCCGGTCGGGATCGACATGGACTTCTTCCAGTCGACCGAGGAGGACTGGTATCCCGACCGGACGGTGATCGGCTACAGCGGCCGGCTCAGCATGGAGAAAAACGTCAACGAGATCCTCCGGGCCGCCGAGGAGCTGCCGGAGTACGACTTCGTCATCGTCGGCGAGGGCCCCTACCGCGACTCCCTCGAACGGAACGCACCGGACAACGTCGAACTCCGCGATTTCCTCCCCCGCGAGGAGCTCCCGATCTTCTACTCCTCGATCGACGCCTTCGTCACCGCCTCGACCGCCGACACCCTCGGGCTCTCGACGCTCGAGGCCAACGCCTGTGGAACCCCCGTCGCGGCCACCGACGCGCCGCCGTTCGACCGGACGATCGGTCCCGACAACGGCGAACGGTTCGCGTACGGCGACCTCGACTCGATGGTCGAGGCCATCGAGACCTGTCTGTCGACCGACCGCGAGACCAGAGCGGCCGTCGAACGCTACTCGGTCGAGTACACGATGACGCACCTCGAACAGTTGTATCACAACGTGCCGCTCTCGAAGGACGAGGCCGCGACGGACGTCGAGAGCCCGTGGCGGTTCTCCGAAGAAGAGCGGAGCTGA